The Metabacillus sediminilitoris genome window below encodes:
- a CDS encoding cysteine dioxygenase has product MAFLSQVKEKFSNLSTYNHQSLAFAVKELDPKIEQISDFLKQPENLEYGRNVIYKNEDVEVIIVYFPAMAKTLVHDHGTSIGCIAVVEGDLLNVVYKHKGNISYPLYEGIQNYSKGDVFHVTGDTIHMMFNPTLSPVVTFHVYSSPLNGGRIYTDLTDMEKD; this is encoded by the coding sequence ATGGCTTTTCTAAGTCAAGTTAAAGAAAAGTTTAGTAATTTATCAACCTATAATCATCAAAGTTTGGCCTTTGCAGTTAAGGAGTTAGATCCAAAAATTGAGCAAATTTCCGACTTTCTAAAGCAGCCTGAGAACCTTGAATACGGAAGAAATGTCATATATAAAAATGAAGATGTTGAAGTAATTATTGTTTATTTCCCCGCAATGGCAAAAACATTGGTCCATGACCACGGTACATCTATCGGGTGTATAGCTGTAGTTGAAGGGGACCTGTTAAATGTAGTTTATAAGCACAAAGGAAATATATCGTACCCATTATATGAGGGGATACAGAATTATTCAAAAGGGGATGTCTTTCATGTGACCGGTGATACAATCCATATGATGTTTAATCCAACACTTTCACCAGTTGTTACCTTTCATGTGTATTCCTCACCATTAAATGGAGGTCGAATCTACACTGATCTTACAGACATGGAGAAGGATTGA
- the rpiA gene encoding ribose-5-phosphate isomerase RpiA: MIDKKLVGEKAVDFVKDGMVVGLGTGSTVYYTIIKLGELVKEGLSIIGIPTSIQTEELAKKVGIPIGDFKEIEQIDVAIDGADEVDSNLNLIKGGGGALLREKIIAKAAKAFIVVATPPKMVEKLGAFKLPVEVVPFGTELTEKHICELGGEPLLRQSEGIPFMTDNGNYIFDCIFLDISNPKKLEEHLNIIPGVVENGLFVGMSDTVITLDRNKNVLFIER, translated from the coding sequence ATGATTGATAAAAAATTAGTCGGTGAAAAAGCAGTAGATTTTGTAAAAGATGGCATGGTAGTTGGACTAGGTACAGGTTCAACGGTGTATTATACGATCATCAAACTCGGAGAACTAGTGAAAGAAGGACTTTCAATTATAGGAATCCCTACTTCGATTCAAACGGAAGAATTAGCAAAAAAAGTAGGGATTCCAATCGGGGATTTTAAGGAGATTGAACAAATTGATGTCGCAATTGATGGTGCTGACGAGGTAGATTCTAATTTAAACCTTATTAAGGGTGGAGGTGGGGCTCTTTTGAGAGAAAAAATAATCGCAAAAGCAGCTAAAGCATTTATCGTCGTAGCTACCCCACCAAAAATGGTAGAAAAATTAGGTGCATTTAAGCTTCCAGTTGAAGTTGTTCCTTTTGGTACAGAATTAACGGAGAAGCATATTTGTGAACTTGGCGGTGAACCGTTACTTCGTCAATCTGAAGGTATTCCTTTTATGACTGATAACGGGAACTATATTTTTGATTGTATCTTCTTAGATATTTCAAATCCAAAAAAATTAGAGGAACATCTAAATATTATCCCAGGTGTTGTTGAAAATGGATTATTTGTCGGGATGTCCGATACGGTCATTACATTGGATCGGAATAAGAATGTCTTGTTCATAGAGAGATAA
- a CDS encoding BA3454 family stress response protein yields MIEIIVTVELNGKHYQTNVIGYKEMSTEKIERLAKQQVFKQWGE; encoded by the coding sequence ATGATCGAAATAATCGTTACAGTTGAATTGAATGGAAAGCATTATCAAACAAATGTAATTGGCTATAAAGAAATGTCAACTGAAAAAATTGAACGATTAGCTAAACAACAAGTATTTAAACAATGGGGTGAATAA
- a CDS encoding T7SS effector LXG polymorphic toxin, translating to MKVFEAKTLIDSVEARVNQYQELQENLDQLKRKCLDIVNLDDNLKGKGAAAIKGFFQAHIDVIDAWLRLIMKRIAFFNGIAGTTEDRNLAGMTVIDIPFLENELPLAGNFAEELVTSQQGEVQKIFSRIDDLIELDLYSNERFLEHMDRAESKRRDTITAVGNLDRELTTEYRITESDEYFVETLLQQLQDATRQGNQLSPVHFNAKTFKTSEVYQLKKQSEIQAKEYLSYKEEQTKFREQLKNKQEEQEKLS from the coding sequence GTGAAAGTTTTTGAAGCGAAGACATTAATCGATTCCGTGGAAGCTAGGGTCAATCAGTATCAAGAGCTTCAGGAGAATCTTGATCAGTTAAAAAGGAAATGTCTGGATATTGTAAACCTGGATGACAACCTTAAAGGGAAGGGTGCAGCTGCCATAAAAGGGTTTTTTCAAGCCCATATTGATGTCATTGATGCATGGCTTCGTCTTATTATGAAACGAATCGCTTTTTTTAACGGAATCGCAGGGACAACAGAAGATCGTAACTTAGCTGGAATGACTGTGATCGATATTCCGTTTCTTGAAAATGAACTGCCATTAGCGGGTAATTTTGCAGAGGAACTGGTTACTAGTCAACAAGGTGAAGTACAAAAAATCTTTTCTCGAATTGATGATCTAATTGAACTAGATCTGTATTCAAATGAACGATTTTTAGAGCATATGGATCGGGCAGAAAGTAAACGAAGAGACACGATCACTGCTGTAGGCAATTTAGATCGTGAACTCACAACTGAATATCGAATTACTGAGAGTGACGAATACTTTGTCGAAACTTTATTGCAACAACTCCAAGATGCGACTCGCCAAGGAAATCAACTCTCTCCGGTTCACTTCAATGCCAAAACCTTCAAAACTAGTGAAGTCTACCAACTAAAAAAGCAAAGCGAAATACAGGCAAAGGAATACTTGTCCTATAAAGAGGAGCAAACAAAATTCAGAGAACAACTTAAAAACAAACAAGAGGAACAAGAAAAACTGTCATGA
- a CDS encoding aminotransferase family protein, translating to MPHHTEDIRLLEELDKKHFLHPTSSIQQQQDEGPAFIFKEGRGIYLEDVKGNIVIDGMSSLWNVNVGHGREELGEVAKAQMTKLAYTSSFATFSNEPAIRLSAKLAELAPGDLCATFFTSGGSEANDTAYKLARHYWILKGEPERKKIISRTKSYHGVSMGATSATGLKPFRDFTSSLAPDFFHVDHHDPVALRDLIEAEGPETIAAFITEPVQGAGGVHIAQANYFKEVKAICDMYGILFITDEVITGFGRTGKWFGIEHNGITPDMMCFAKGVTSGYAQLGGVMLSKELHDDFKKLSTGPLLHGYTYSGHAMACAVALKNIELIEKENLVENAKLKGGGLVEGLHWLQENKKMVSKVRGLGLMAAIELSDENLKKVQIPISSSIVNEAAKRGLICRSVTFDGQDTIVLAPPLIIKKEEIEKVVLLLHDAIDVVERKK from the coding sequence ATGCCACATCATACAGAAGACATTCGTCTTCTTGAGGAACTTGATAAAAAGCATTTCCTTCATCCGACATCCTCGATTCAACAGCAGCAGGATGAAGGGCCTGCGTTTATTTTCAAAGAAGGAAGAGGAATTTATCTTGAGGATGTAAAAGGGAACATTGTCATTGATGGCATGTCATCGCTCTGGAATGTGAATGTTGGCCATGGCAGAGAGGAATTAGGTGAAGTGGCAAAAGCACAGATGACAAAACTTGCGTATACGTCAAGTTTTGCGACATTCAGTAATGAACCTGCCATTCGACTTTCAGCAAAGCTTGCAGAATTGGCACCAGGTGATCTGTGTGCTACCTTTTTTACTTCAGGCGGATCTGAAGCGAATGATACAGCGTATAAGCTTGCCCGTCATTATTGGATTTTAAAGGGTGAACCCGAACGGAAAAAAATCATTTCAAGAACAAAATCCTATCACGGTGTTTCTATGGGAGCGACAAGTGCGACAGGTTTGAAGCCGTTTCGTGATTTTACGAGCTCACTTGCACCAGATTTTTTTCATGTTGACCACCATGATCCTGTTGCATTGCGCGACCTCATTGAAGCTGAGGGTCCAGAAACCATTGCTGCCTTCATCACAGAGCCTGTCCAAGGTGCTGGCGGCGTCCATATTGCTCAAGCCAACTACTTTAAAGAAGTGAAGGCCATTTGTGACATGTATGGGATTTTATTTATAACTGACGAAGTAATTACAGGGTTTGGCAGGACAGGAAAATGGTTTGGGATCGAGCATAACGGGATCACACCTGATATGATGTGTTTTGCAAAAGGGGTCACAAGCGGCTATGCCCAATTAGGAGGAGTCATGTTATCAAAGGAGCTTCATGATGATTTCAAAAAGCTTTCGACAGGTCCTTTATTGCATGGGTACACGTATAGCGGCCATGCGATGGCCTGTGCTGTTGCATTGAAAAATATTGAACTCATTGAAAAAGAAAACCTTGTTGAGAATGCAAAGTTGAAAGGGGGGGGATTAGTAGAAGGACTTCATTGGTTGCAGGAAAATAAAAAAATGGTAAGCAAAGTAAGAGGACTTGGGCTGATGGCTGCGATTGAACTAAGTGATGAGAACCTGAAAAAAGTGCAAATACCGATATCGTCATCCATTGTGAATGAAGCGGCAAAGCGTGGTCTCATTTGTCGTTCTGTCACCTTTGATGGACAGGATACAATTGTCCTTGCACCACCTCTCATCATAAAAAAAGAAGAAATTGAGAAAGTGGTTCTTCTTTTACATGATGCAATCGATGTGGTTGAACGTAAGAAATAA
- a CDS encoding RrF2 family transcriptional regulator, whose translation MKISSRGEYALRALIVLGNNENKLIQSKEIATETLVPSQYLEQILLQLKNHGYVKSKRGINGGFTLKVPSNLIVIGKVIRDLEGPLAPMSCVSVHSYEYCPLEDKACVLKPLWGLIRDVVADLLDHTTLKDLLEGNIYKISKFSK comes from the coding sequence TTGAAAATATCTAGTAGAGGAGAATATGCTCTAAGAGCTCTTATCGTATTAGGAAATAACGAAAACAAACTCATTCAGAGTAAAGAAATTGCTACTGAAACTTTAGTTCCTTCACAGTACCTTGAACAAATATTGCTTCAATTGAAAAATCATGGGTATGTAAAAAGCAAACGAGGAATAAATGGTGGATTTACATTGAAAGTACCATCAAATTTAATTGTCATTGGAAAAGTAATACGTGATCTCGAAGGACCGCTTGCACCAATGAGCTGTGTAAGCGTCCATTCTTACGAATACTGCCCCCTCGAGGACAAAGCATGTGTCTTAAAACCCTTGTGGGGTTTAATTCGTGATGTAGTGGCCGACCTATTGGATCATACGACTTTGAAGGATCTTTTGGAAGGGAATATCTATAAAATTAGTAAGTTTTCTAAATAA
- a CDS encoding 4-hydroxyphenylacetate 3-hydroxylase family protein: MISIKKQYIQSLQDGRNVWLEGKIVDVTKDQNFSGTLSTISSLFNMFEDPNQRDLIGYINNETNEYVHTAFLIPRSYEDILQRRKAFEVWSQSTDGVMSRLSDYARSRLTGWYASREKYKGFDQHFSEKIRSYYEEARDNHLFLSVVQRDPQINRSIQTIPVLKDLGLLQITKKTEDGVFVNGAKMIGTAAPYSNDLIIYPLGMLKEEQKHLAHMLVVAANSPGLHMVCRESFATDSSRKADNPISSQYDEMDALLIFDNVFVPWERVLLYDNPEAIWKIKSDPASNSLAYHQAIIRLGTKLEFVAALACEIADAIGANSYLHVQEKIGELIMQVKTIRGLLIASECQGKVDEYGTFLPDFSYIETARNLGAKYYPRAIEILQLIGAGGFIQLPSSVFDFEGPLSPLLKEYFKGATIDAENRTKLFKLAWDLIGSPLGSRHELYERFYAGDPIRNIANQYNNYDKSSLKKLVEKYII, from the coding sequence ATGATAAGTATTAAGAAACAATATATACAGAGTTTACAAGACGGGAGAAATGTCTGGTTAGAAGGAAAGATAGTTGATGTGACGAAAGACCAAAACTTTTCGGGTACTTTATCTACCATCTCTAGCTTATTTAACATGTTTGAAGATCCAAATCAAAGAGATTTAATTGGATATATTAATAACGAAACAAATGAGTATGTTCATACTGCATTTTTAATCCCTCGCTCTTACGAGGATATATTGCAAAGAAGAAAGGCTTTTGAAGTATGGAGTCAATCAACGGACGGTGTTATGAGTCGTTTATCCGATTACGCAAGATCCAGATTAACTGGATGGTATGCTTCTAGAGAAAAGTATAAGGGATTTGATCAACACTTTTCAGAAAAAATAAGATCCTACTATGAAGAAGCCAGAGACAACCACCTTTTTTTAAGTGTTGTGCAAAGGGATCCCCAAATTAACCGCTCTATCCAAACTATTCCTGTACTAAAAGATTTAGGCTTGTTACAAATTACAAAAAAGACTGAGGATGGCGTATTTGTAAATGGAGCTAAGATGATAGGAACCGCAGCACCGTATAGCAACGACTTAATTATTTATCCGCTAGGAATGTTAAAAGAAGAACAGAAACATTTGGCCCATATGCTTGTGGTCGCAGCAAATTCTCCCGGATTGCATATGGTTTGCCGTGAATCCTTTGCTACAGATTCTTCAAGAAAAGCAGACAACCCAATTAGTTCCCAGTATGATGAAATGGATGCGTTGTTAATTTTTGATAATGTTTTTGTTCCATGGGAACGAGTATTGCTTTATGATAATCCGGAAGCAATATGGAAAATTAAATCTGACCCCGCATCGAATAGTTTAGCGTATCACCAGGCTATTATTCGACTAGGGACAAAATTGGAATTTGTGGCGGCTCTCGCTTGTGAGATTGCAGATGCTATAGGAGCCAATTCTTATCTTCACGTACAGGAAAAAATCGGTGAACTGATTATGCAGGTAAAAACAATTAGAGGTTTATTAATTGCTTCCGAGTGTCAAGGAAAGGTAGATGAATACGGAACTTTTCTTCCAGATTTTAGTTATATAGAAACAGCAAGAAACCTAGGTGCTAAATATTATCCGCGTGCAATAGAAATATTGCAGCTCATAGGTGCAGGAGGGTTTATTCAATTACCTTCAAGTGTTTTTGATTTCGAAGGTCCACTGTCACCACTTTTGAAGGAATATTTTAAAGGTGCAACTATTGATGCTGAAAACAGAACAAAACTATTTAAACTTGCCTGGGACTTAATCGGAAGTCCATTAGGGTCTAGACATGAATTATATGAGCGTTTTTACGCGGGAGACCCAATTCGAAATATAGCAAATCAGTATAATAATTATGATAAAAGTAGTTTAAAGAAGTTGGTAGAAAAGTATATTATATAA
- a CDS encoding peptidase: MLGAQINHWLTRNREEGIQLLQKLVQAGSTQGNEAEAQALIAKTLLNIGLKVDRWEPDGNELEKHPYFASPRTTFKGSPNVVGILKGTGGGRSLILNGHIDVVPEGDPAQWEHDPFSGKVIDGKMYGRGVTDMKGGNVSLLLALSALRALGIPLKGDVFFQSVVEEESGGAGTLAAILRGYKADAAIIPEPTNMKIFPKQQGSMWFRIHIKGRSAHGGTRYEGVSAIEKSLLVVDHIRKLETRRNERMTDPLYSKIPIPIPINIGKIEGGDWPSSVADLVKLEGRMGVSPEETMEEAKNEMKSWLEKLADIDPWFKQQPVILEWFGARWVPGAIEKQHEFVTSLSSSYRNVLGEEPVVEASPWGTDGGLLTNVGATPTIIFGPGITEKAHFPNEYIEINKVFEAAEIIALTIVNWCGIEEE, encoded by the coding sequence ATGCTAGGGGCTCAAATCAACCATTGGCTCACTCGTAATCGTGAAGAAGGTATACAGCTTCTACAGAAGTTAGTGCAGGCAGGCAGTACACAAGGAAATGAAGCAGAGGCACAGGCGCTAATTGCCAAAACACTTTTAAACATCGGATTAAAGGTAGATCGTTGGGAACCAGATGGAAACGAATTAGAAAAACATCCATACTTCGCATCACCGCGAACAACTTTTAAAGGAAGCCCAAATGTTGTTGGTATCTTAAAGGGAACAGGCGGCGGGCGCTCCCTCATTTTAAATGGACATATCGATGTTGTCCCAGAAGGTGATCCCGCACAATGGGAGCATGATCCATTCAGTGGAAAAGTAATAGATGGGAAAATGTACGGCCGCGGTGTAACAGATATGAAAGGCGGAAATGTCTCCTTATTATTAGCATTATCCGCGCTACGTGCCTTAGGCATCCCTTTAAAAGGTGATGTTTTTTTTCAAAGTGTTGTCGAGGAAGAAAGTGGCGGTGCCGGGACACTTGCGGCCATTTTACGAGGGTATAAGGCAGATGCAGCGATTATCCCCGAACCAACCAATATGAAAATATTCCCGAAACAGCAAGGCTCGATGTGGTTTAGAATTCACATAAAAGGGCGCTCAGCACATGGAGGCACAAGGTATGAGGGTGTTAGTGCCATTGAAAAATCGCTGCTTGTCGTTGATCATATTCGTAAGCTGGAAACACGCAGAAATGAACGAATGACTGACCCCCTTTACAGCAAAATCCCCATTCCTATCCCAATCAATATTGGAAAAATCGAAGGTGGTGACTGGCCATCTTCTGTTGCAGATCTCGTCAAATTAGAAGGACGAATGGGCGTATCTCCGGAAGAAACAATGGAAGAAGCCAAAAATGAAATGAAAAGCTGGCTCGAAAAACTGGCAGATATTGATCCATGGTTTAAACAACAGCCAGTCATACTTGAATGGTTTGGCGCGAGATGGGTTCCAGGTGCGATTGAAAAACAGCATGAGTTTGTTACATCATTATCATCAAGCTATCGAAATGTTCTCGGTGAAGAACCAGTTGTCGAAGCTTCCCCATGGGGAACAGACGGTGGCCTTTTAACAAATGTCGGTGCAACCCCAACGATCATATTTGGACCAGGAATAACTGAAAAAGCCCATTTTCCAAATGAATATATTGAAATAAACAAAGTATTCGAAGCAGCAGAAATCATTGCCTTAACAATTGTGAATTGGTGTGGGATTGAGGAAGAATAA
- a CDS encoding GNAT family N-acetyltransferase, which yields MVLKHIGKFISYKSMMEKVEEEELHFWGCMTNDELIGVIAIKGMNHICLLFVKKEYHRQGIARRLCQKSD from the coding sequence ATGGTATTGAAGCATATAGGAAAATTTATTTCATACAAATCGATGATGGAAAAGGTTGAAGAAGAGGAACTGCACTTTTGGGGCTGTATGACGAATGATGAGTTAATAGGTGTAATAGCAATAAAAGGAATGAATCATATCTGTTTGTTGTTTGTGAAAAAAGAGTATCATAGGCAAGGGATCGCAAGGCGTTTATGTCAAAAAAGTGATTGA
- the glpX gene encoding class II fructose-bisphosphatase gives MDRNLSMELVRVTEAAALAAGRWMGRGKKDEADEAATQAMREMFNSIQMNGTVVIGEGEMDEAPMLYIGEQLGTGDGPLVDIAVDPLEGTNIVAAGTWNALAIIAVAERGNLLHAPDMYMEKIAVGPESAGKININAPVIENLTAVAKAKNKNIEDLVVAILDRERHEQMIQEIRDSGARIKLMQDGDVAAAINTAFKNTGVDMMLGSGGAPEGVLAAAALKSLGGEFQGKLLPQTDEEKIRLKKMGISDFNRVLLMEDIVKGDDAYFVATGVTNGELLRGVQYNGKIGTTHSVVMRAKTGTVRFIEGQHSVQNR, from the coding sequence ATGGATAGAAATTTATCAATGGAACTTGTTAGAGTGACTGAAGCCGCAGCTTTAGCTGCTGGAAGATGGATGGGTAGAGGAAAGAAAGATGAAGCAGACGAAGCAGCAACACAAGCCATGAGGGAAATGTTTAATTCCATTCAGATGAACGGCACTGTTGTTATTGGGGAAGGTGAAATGGATGAAGCTCCGATGTTATATATTGGAGAACAATTAGGAACTGGTGATGGCCCTTTAGTTGATATTGCAGTAGATCCATTAGAAGGAACAAATATTGTTGCTGCAGGGACATGGAATGCTCTTGCAATCATAGCAGTTGCAGAGCGAGGTAATCTATTACATGCCCCAGATATGTATATGGAAAAGATTGCTGTAGGTCCAGAATCTGCCGGTAAAATTAATATCAACGCTCCTGTTATTGAGAATTTAACAGCTGTTGCAAAAGCAAAAAATAAAAATATTGAAGATCTTGTTGTGGCCATTTTAGATCGAGAAAGACATGAACAAATGATTCAGGAGATTCGTGACTCTGGTGCAAGAATTAAACTCATGCAAGATGGTGATGTAGCAGCTGCTATCAATACGGCATTTAAAAATACAGGTGTTGATATGATGCTTGGCTCTGGTGGAGCTCCAGAAGGTGTATTGGCTGCTGCGGCACTGAAATCATTGGGAGGGGAATTTCAAGGAAAACTGCTTCCACAAACAGATGAAGAAAAGATTCGTCTGAAGAAAATGGGCATTAGTGATTTTAATAGAGTTTTATTAATGGAAGACATTGTGAAAGGTGATGATGCCTATTTTGTAGCAACAGGTGTAACAAATGGGGAGCTTTTAAGAGGAGTACAATATAACGGGAAGATAGGGACTACTCACTCAGTCGTCATGCGTGCCAAGACAGGGACAGTTCGCTTTATAGAAGGACAGCATAGCGTGCAAAATCGCTGA
- a CDS encoding DUF3231 family protein, protein MEDKQSIRLTSAEVAHLWNTYMSDSMAICVLSYFLIHIQDTDIKPIIEKSLNLSKKHVNDIQQLFKKEGYTIPQGFTERDLNMNAPALFYDTFYVHYLKQMSRIGISAYGLGLSIAAREDIRKFYESTLFESIALDNDVTSVLLNKGLYIRAPFINAPEKIEFVDNNNFLGGLIGHQRPLLGMEIAHLYGNMETASMGKALCIAFSQVSKTNEVTKLLLKLRDKAGKQIESLGSKLEEGHLKVPMTWNDTVTDSTVAPFSDKLMLFHINAVMATAVADYGISLAASARKDLSLMYTVLITGLGGQIEEGAKIMIQNGWLEKPPSATDRDALASK, encoded by the coding sequence TTGGAAGATAAGCAAAGTATTAGGCTTACATCTGCAGAAGTAGCACACCTTTGGAACACATATATGAGTGACAGCATGGCCATTTGTGTCTTAAGTTATTTTTTAATACATATACAGGATACCGATATTAAGCCTATTATCGAAAAGTCGCTTAACCTATCAAAAAAACATGTGAATGACATCCAACAACTATTTAAAAAAGAGGGCTATACGATTCCTCAAGGGTTTACTGAAAGGGATCTAAACATGAATGCGCCTGCTTTGTTCTATGATACTTTTTACGTACATTATCTAAAACAAATGAGCAGGATAGGGATTAGCGCATATGGTTTAGGTCTATCAATTGCTGCTAGGGAGGATATAAGAAAATTTTATGAAAGTACATTGTTTGAATCGATCGCTCTTGATAATGATGTTACAAGTGTATTATTAAACAAAGGCTTGTATATAAGAGCTCCCTTTATTAATGCTCCAGAAAAAATTGAATTTGTTGATAATAATAATTTTTTAGGTGGACTCATCGGGCATCAACGCCCGCTTTTAGGAATGGAAATCGCTCATCTCTACGGGAACATGGAAACTGCTTCCATGGGGAAAGCATTATGTATCGCATTCAGCCAAGTGTCCAAAACAAATGAAGTGACGAAATTGCTACTTAAATTAAGGGATAAAGCAGGAAAGCAAATAGAATCTTTGGGTTCTAAATTAGAAGAAGGCCATTTAAAGGTTCCTATGACTTGGAATGATACGGTGACAGATTCAACTGTTGCCCCATTTTCAGATAAGTTAATGCTCTTTCATATTAATGCAGTGATGGCAACAGCAGTGGCTGATTACGGGATATCTTTAGCTGCTAGTGCAAGAAAAGACTTGTCATTAATGTATACAGTATTGATAACAGGACTAGGTGGTCAAATTGAAGAGGGAGCGAAAATCATGATTCAAAATGGCTGGTTGGAAAAACCGCCCTCTGCAACTGACCGGGATGCATTGGCAAGTAAATAG
- a CDS encoding GNAT family N-acetyltransferase, with amino-acid sequence MIERCKEEKNNSKLTVNSSPYALGIYHRLGFVESDKEQTINGIRFTPMSYFLM; translated from the coding sequence GTGATTGAAAGGTGTAAAGAAGAGAAAAATAATAGCAAGTTGACAGTGAACTCCTCCCCATATGCACTAGGTATTTATCATCGTCTTGGCTTTGTTGAGTCAGATAAGGAGCAGACGATAAATGGGATTAGATTTACCCCAATGTCATATTTTTTAATGTAA